CGACGTCTCTCGCTCGGAGATGTGCGGACGGTGGAAAAAAGGGGAAACCGCTGGCGGGAACAGCGCATATCTGTATAATATACATTACCAATGGACGATATCGTATCCATCCCGGAATTCGAAGGGTTCGAATGGGACGAAGCGAATGCTCAGAAGAACTGGCAGAACCATGGCGTCAGCCCATCTGAGGCTGAGCAGGTGTTCTTCCGCAAACCGCTGTTGGCGGTCGAGGACGTTGAGCATTCGCAGGAGGAACAACGCTATTTTGTCCTCGGCCAGACGGACCGTGGACGAATGCTGTTCATCGCATTCACCATTCGACAAGGCGCCGTTCGCGTTGTATCTGCCAGAGATATGAGCCGAAAAGAGAAAAAGGTCTACAGCCGGCTATGAGAAAGCAAATACCGAAATTGAAGAATGAGGACGCCGAGCGAGAATTCTGGGCCCGGCACGACTCCACAGAGTTCATCGATTGGTCCAAGGCCAAACGTACCCTGTTTCCCAACCTCAAGCCCTCGACCAAGACGATCTCTCTACGGCTGCCGGAATCGCTCCTGGAGGCGCTGAAACTGCTGGCGAACCGACGCGACGTGCCCTATCAGTCCTTGCTCAAGATCTTCCTGGCCGAGAGAGTCGAGCAGGAGTTTCGCCGCTCCGGTCCCGTCGGTCAGAAGGTGTGATGGAACGCAGATGTGTCTGGGCGGAAAAAGGGTTCAGCGCGGGAGGGGGACTGTTTTGCCGGTGGTCTGGGATTCGAGGGCGGCGGTGAACAGCCTATGCCATAGAGCCGTCTCGTCCGGGCGGGTGCATCCGGCGAAGCGGGCCAGAGGCCGGCCTGCGTCAAGCTCGTAGAGATATGCCGCCCACATCTGGAGGATCGCGTCGGAGATGCCGAACTGAGCCAGCTCCTGCGTGATCGACCGAAACGCCGTTTCCTGCCCCATTTCGACGCGTCGCCACTGCTGCTCGGGGCCGCCCAGGTATTCGAGCCGTTCCAGCGTGTTGGTGTTGCTCAGGCTGTATCGGGCCGAAGCGGCCGTCCCAAGGACTTCAATATACCAGTTGTTTCGCTGTCCAGGGGAGATGCGATGAGCCCGCAGCGTCATCGGGAACAGGTTGCCCGAGTCCGGAGCCTCCATCTCGCACAGCAGCGTCGCGTTGTCCCACGTTTCGCATGGCACGATCCGGCCCCGGCCGTCCGGACGCGACGGGACGACGTTCGACAGCACCGCCCGCACGTTGCGCGGGACCCAGCCGGCCCGGAACGGCAGCGCACAGACGTGGGGGCCGAGGTCGCCCATGCAGCCGTAGTCGCCGTTGAACTGCCGCACCCGCTTCCAGTTGATCGGCTTGTCCGGATCGAGGTCGCTGCAATGGAGAAACCCCACGTTGACCTCGATGATCTTCCCGAATGCCCCTGTGTCGATCATCCGTCCGATCCTCTGGACGGCGGGAAAGAAGATGAACTGCGACGCGCAGCGAACGCACAGATCCGGGTGCCGCTCGATGCCTGTCAGAATCGTCTCGTTCGCCTGGAGGTCGATCCCGAAGGGTTTTTCCCCCATGAGGTGCTTGCCGGCTTCGAGGGCCGCCAGGTAGAGTTCCGCGTGC
The Anaerobaca lacustris DNA segment above includes these coding regions:
- a CDS encoding BrnT family toxin, with the protein product MDDIVSIPEFEGFEWDEANAQKNWQNHGVSPSEAEQVFFRKPLLAVEDVEHSQEEQRYFVLGQTDRGRMLFIAFTIRQGAVRVVSARDMSRKEKKVYSRL
- a CDS encoding Gfo/Idh/MocA family protein, which gives rise to MRTVRFGIVGCGMMGREFASAAARWLHLPEMTVRPEIVAVCNRTLAAPKVDWFRGNIPTLRQITADYRELLANPDVEAVYIAVPHHLHAELYLAALEAGKHLMGEKPFGIDLQANETILTGIERHPDLCVRCASQFIFFPAVQRIGRMIDTGAFGKIIEVNVGFLHCSDLDPDKPINWKRVRQFNGDYGCMGDLGPHVCALPFRAGWVPRNVRAVLSNVVPSRPDGRGRIVPCETWDNATLLCEMEAPDSGNLFPMTLRAHRISPGQRNNWYIEVLGTAASARYSLSNTNTLERLEYLGGPEQQWRRVEMGQETAFRSITQELAQFGISDAILQMWAAYLYELDAGRPLARFAGCTRPDETALWHRLFTAALESQTTGKTVPLPR
- a CDS encoding BrnA antitoxin family protein → MRKQIPKLKNEDAEREFWARHDSTEFIDWSKAKRTLFPNLKPSTKTISLRLPESLLEALKLLANRRDVPYQSLLKIFLAERVEQEFRRSGPVGQKV